The Nicotiana tomentosiformis chromosome 2, ASM39032v3, whole genome shotgun sequence genome includes the window aagtagttcgcctcttgggcctgtaggaagaccgtaaccatttctgTTTCGTCCATTAGAGGTTTTTCCCTTGCGGCTTGCTCGCGCCATATGACAAcatattcataaaaatattcCGAGGTTTTCTTTGTCAATATGGACACACagttctctttttggatttttcactcttgctttttcttttttttaattagttttttttccctctttgttttgttttttgttatttttgtcactcttttctttctttcttttttttcactcAGTATATTTGATGTCAATGATCGAATCCAATGggaattgcctacgtatcatgacgccggatgaatcagatcttgcgtagttagggaagattaggaataaagtaaataaactcacCCTTTTTGTTTTTCaggattttgaatttttttaatttttcgaaagacttataaagaagaaagaaaatattttttgattttgatttctttgtgtgttttttttttagaatttttgaaaagaaagaaaaaaaaattggatttgttttttttaaaaaaaaaaattgggagaaagacttctaaaaaaaggtagaaactatttttggattttgaattgatttgtttcttttttcaaatgaaagacttctttaaagaaatatatatatataggttttaaattgtttttatttgggattttctaaggaaaaagtccaaaaaatgaattaaagaaaaatatttttggattttgactttttaaaaaaaacaaaattccaaaagaaaaacttctataaaagaaggaagaattttggattttatgtgtcaaagaaaaacttataaagaaaatatatttgaatttttaaaaatttgggaCGGAACCGATGAAgtttgcctatgtatctcacatccggtgagaatcagacccgcgtagttcgatcAGTTTTTGACGAAACAGGGGAAGAAGCAtgacttttgaaaatatttgcttattttctttttttttcccaaactttcggaatttttcaaatacctacctttcactttttttttttgattttctttccctattctagaaaccggtcaacatgcaagccgaaacaaacatatgcacaagtaTCACGTAAAAAtgtatcaggatggtcttttatattgggtacacctgtcctagacggacctaACCCttatgttgagtccccaaagtcaaatgcacgtgatgctaacaaacgttcctactagggatccaacatgaggctatgttattctaggtttaaatcctgggtgtgttgttctagacctggcttacccgagcggacaactcgagccggggagGGGGGAgagcagcgtaccgggaatacataAGCTTCACCGGCTTGCAACTTGTtcgatcctcgttctaaaattagaggtatgactctaacagaaaaaaAGTCACGTGAAGCGCACGCTTTtcaaaagatttagaagactcagagagaagaatgGTGTCGTAACaattttatatacagttcacggCAATATCAAATCGGTAAAAaacggcatttagcacattaggttcAAACatgtaaaaatcagataataaacaaaagccaagtataacagttattctaagctcgaattctgaaccctaaaccagagattctgggttcttgtccccagcagagtcgccagagctatcacacctccttttttccgaggggatatGGGTAGGGGAATTTtgccaatttaagtgacattattcgaaatggaattatttatttattcagagtcgacacttggaataatttatggtgtcctaaGTCACctatttattttagaatcccaaatcgaggaaaattaactcttatttatggtctccgaacacaaaagactaggtaagaaattttgttaacccgagagaaagtgtgaggcactcccgagttccgtagttttagcacggtcgctcaactattaataattggcccagttatctgatttaatacatgtttttaAACCTATGTGCATTTTTATTCTTTTTACCGTTTTTATTATATTActgcattttaaacttttatggaattaatatgaGACGAGTTACGTTGTCGTACACTCGTTGTTTATATACATCGAAAATCgcatcacgtgaaacgcacccgcaatctacaacttgtttaattttatttattattgtttgaagttgtagtcaagtcgcgtgaaacacgCACTTGAGTTGGGGGTTTATATATCGTGACTATGCCATGGTAATCGTACATATAgttacgatgatttattaatcgcgcctaaagcaatcTACGAATATTTATGAGTCTAtcttcctaaactaatttgagattattaTGAAGGCCATagattatggaatttatttgtgAATGACATGTATTAATTGCTAATGGATCATTTAGTACTTGATGACTAAAAGGCTCTTTCAATTCATCTTATAATCTATAGAATATGCCCAAGTGATAGTAATATATTAATTAATCCAATCGTTCTTATCATTAAAAAGTAATTCCTAAAGCCCAATCATTTCATGTGAATGTCCAACTCATCTTTCAAGATATTAGTGTATGGCCCAATTAGGAAATAATTCATTTACCAATTAAGCTTTAAGCCCATATTCTTAGCACTAATAATTATTCCAAAATAACGATACCGGTGAAGCAAAACTCACGTCTTAACACCAAAAGAATTAACCAAGGACTTCAAGGCATGCTAATTAACTAAAACTAAAAACAGTAAGCAATTagactaaaatatccttaaaaaatAACAAGTGAAACAGTAAACCAATCGTGAATCAATCTTTAAGCAAAacagaaaaaaatatatttaaacttATAGCAAACATAATATAAATTGGAATCCGAAAACTGGAGAACAAGAAATGGACCTTTCAATAGCTAAATATTCATCGGTACAACATGAACAAAGCTCTGATGGACTTTTGTACGAACTAACCACAACCGGAAACGGTATCGAGAATCTCGACGGAGCTTCTAACCTCGACTTAAACTCTTTTGTTTTAGTGTTTGGGTAAGTTTCAGCTAGTGGTTCATGGAGGAAGATGAGGTGTTAGGTGTTGATTTTTTTGCTAGAATTTTAGGCtggattttcgaaagaaagatgaagaaagaatgacacaagtagaaatttccttatactaaaagaagaaaataaatttctctcaattccctcctcctttttgtttttctccttctctcctctcttttttttccctcacatttctcttctatttatagaaaaaaattcggaattttcagatttttttatttatttattaaaaagaatttccacttcccatttttcttatttttttaaaaaaataattccccacttttcttaaattttattttttaatttcttactttttttacttttattatatttaaattctcagttttatacttttctttttttattttccacttattttacttttcttttttttttatttcccacttattttactttttttaaaaaactattCAGCTACCATTACCTTTATTTtataattccaactttcttttactttttattttttaaaatttccacattcttttacttttatttttaaaaaaaatcactttcttttacttttttattaaacaattttcacctacttttacttttactttttaattttatagttctacttttactatttttttaattcccatccgtaatgttttttaaaaaattaaataataataattaattttcatttatttttgggtttttttaattcattttatttaaaaataaataaaaataaatataaatataaataatattaatattaataattgtcattttaaattattattaatttttaccctatataaaaaaatattataaagctaaaaaaatatatattaaatttcttaaaatatttacatagtagaaggtaataaaaattcaaatatagtcaaaaattaggtgctcataaCAGTCATATTATCtaatttttgttttatattttaatatagtAATAATTTCCTTCTATTAactttataatttaattataatcATCTAGATATCTAGATATGCAtctaagtattttttttattgctTTGTCTTCTTAATTTTTGTTTCATATTTTTAATACAGTAATAATTTCCTTCTATTAactttataatttaattataattaTCTAGATACCCAGATAGTTTTTTGTATTGCTTTGCCTTCTTAATATTTCTCCCTAATATTTGTTTGAGGCGCTAAGTTTTAACGTGAATTCATCTTCTTTAATTCCTCGAGCgaagatataaattttaatttatttatttattttttaaaaaaattgtatAACTACGTCAATGTCTTCTGGATGCCTACTAAATCTTCATTGTTAGGTTAACTTTTCTATAAAGCTTCTTGAAGTTTTCCTCTATTTTTATAAAGTTATTagcataatttaaatatttatattagtATAATTTAAATGCTCTTAAAGTTTTTTTGTTGTAGTAAGCTCTCtcctattttattaaaaaatctcTGGAGTACAAATTAGAATTATTATCCTGATACTACTGATATAATATGTCATGCTAGAAAAAGGCAATACCCGCAATAATATTACGAACTTTGCACCAAGTATAATCACAAAGGATTTATTTTGGGATGAAATGAGACAATTTATATTATCAAACAGAAAATTAAGATAAAAAATTTACACACTTTTAAGATAATATAATTTACCTCCTAGCATTCTCGTCGGGCAATGAGTATTATTATACAACTATAAATTACTATCCTATTAAATGTTTAATACTAAGGATATTAATTCCAACGCATATTAGGTCTTTCAGAATATCAAATAATAACACCTATGTGTGAATCCTATTTTGTTGTTAGttagattttatttttaaatgaaaaatgTTAATGTTAAAATTTTGTacaagagaaaaaaaagaagcaaagaaGTGAAAACACGTACTTCAAGAATTTCACGGGAAAGCTTTCTCTGTGTATTAATTACTCCATATCAAATAGACAGTATAATAGGAATATCTGGTCATGGAAGAATGAACCATTGAAATGATAGCAAAATGAATATAGTGAAATTTTCAGAAATCATTACTGTTTAGTCGTTGTTAATTTTCTATAACTATCATATATATAATTACTTTCTATAGCTACTATTCAATTATTACGATAGTGTATTCGCGTTGATGTATTCATGAATTGGAATATCTAGAGCCTGAACCTAAATGTGATCTTTTTGGACTCAAATGACACAAATAGATTAAAACAATAATTGGacaccattttatatatagcgcggttattcaccgcgctatattTGAACTATAAAGGTATATCGCGCATATATAAGGCGCTATAGTATAGAGACTTATATATGCGCGCTATACCAATATAAAAAATCGTGCCTTTTCCTTCCCCAACCAGACGCAAACCAGTCCCTCCACCCCCAACCCCCAATTTTAATTCTCCCCAGCGGTCCCCCCATTTTTTAACGCAAAAAAACTCCAATGGAGCCCACCGGTCCCAGAAAAAGTGTAGGTTCTCGGGATTGTAGCATGCTAACATCGGATCTAAGGCGTTAAGGCGTTATCGCGTAGTGGATTGCTCGTTTCGGCCCAcaaataatcaaatcttcacctttcaaaaaatttaaaatcaagttattccgacttattttttgttaaaactcatgtatTAAAAATACCTATTAGTTATTTTTCACTGTGATATATGTTCTTTCATGATTGTTTTgcaatttaattaatttattattttttatccggattaaaTTATTATTGtgctaaaaaattagtaaaatagataaattattattttataaataattaatgttatttagTTTCCTTTAGTGTTATATTGTACCCGTAAttataatgtagtgccctttagtaTTGTACAATGTAGTGACTTTTAGCGtagtatctttgtagttattgaaattaattatttaattatctgtcaaccccaaaaatatctgaaaaaagatgatagttcaaacacaaagtcTCTTGAATACTAGCAAACAAATGTAAGAAAATTACATAAAAAGtaacaatatttgtcaaactaattATTTGTATACgaatacatattaattaaatcatgtattcctataaaaattaattatttaattctattatacccaaaaattGGTGAATAAGAAAAAACATATaaatattaaactaacatataaaataataaactaacatttaaaattataatataaaaaatatttcaacctaagtaacaatatagtaaaaatatcgattaaatattaatataaaagatattgcaatatatttaaagatcctaagcaattaaaaagaaaaatactttaattaatattgttaaaTTTACAGACATAGCCATCGAGGTTCCCCCTGTGCATCCCGGATCTGCATCTCTAGAGCTACTATTGCTATAGGCCAACCATATGTCTTCGTACATATGGGATGGGCAGTGTTTGTCCCAGACATTCCACCCCAGACGTATAGACTATATGTAGGAGTTCATTAGGGCCCACCCACTCCTTCCCCGTATAGTTAGACGCCTTCTTTTCTACAAGATCATAGAGATCAGACGGTTGCAGTTCGACTGAGCGTTGATCATggctatgatagagcggtggtggcgaccggagacgcacacgtTTCATCTACCCATCGGCGAGGCTACCATCACGCTTGAGGACGTAGAGGTTCTTTTCGGGATGTCGGTTGATGGATTACCTGTAGCTTACCCGCATGCTCTCAGAGACTACATGGGATTGCATTACCTGCATATGTTGCAGCGGCTCACCGGATTCCAGCCAGCGGAGGAGACTGCATTGAGTGGGGCCAGTCGTTTGCAGCTGACGCCCGTCCGTCAGCATCTGGAGGCGATGGATACGGAGATTACGGATGATTCACTGCCAGAGGTTATCGACCGGCACACGAGATTGGTGTTGTTGCTGATGTTTGGTGGTGTACTGTTGCCGAACACTTCGaaaaacctagtcagcttgagatttctatATCATCCtaagcggctagatgatttacctggtTACAGCTGGGGTGCAGTTGTTCTAGGTTAAAGGTGTCAAAGGGGTGGGTCGATCCGGTCCGGTCCAGGTTGACTAAAAAGTGACCGGTCGATCACCAATCCGGTCCGGTTACCGGTTTTTCCAAACCGGGTTTAACGGGTTCGGGCCCATCCGGTAAAATATTGAACCGGAACGGTTACGGGCCTAAGGGGCCGAGCCGAGCCAggtttatttaaatttttttgtattttgtataactattgtaatttatattaatataaagtaaaaatataaaacaaaaaaataatcttataaaaaaGTGTTTGAATAAAAGATGCAAAGACTTTAAAATCCTTATACTTtaatatttcattaagaatttaagataatagaatataatgaagatggaaaaaaattgcacttataatttgcaagttctttttttatttcaaacttgcaaattaaagtatacattcaaaggttttgcattgctttagtaagttcttcataatcaatatgaacttcttggccATCTTCTGGAGTGTTAAATTCAGATAAGTGACCATGTGTTAATATATCTCCAAGTTCCTCGTCTTCTGGTTTATCAACATCTTCACGTCCCTGATTTCTTCGTTTTGATCTAATCCAATCTCTAAAACATACTAAAACTTTCAAAGCATTGCTTCCCAATGAGTGACGGGTGTCTCCTAGTTATTGTCTTTCTTGACTAAATGCACTCACTCTCTGATGCAACAGTTAAAATTGGCATATTCAGCATGTCCCGAGCCATAGCGGAAAGAACAAGAAATTACTTTTCATTCTCATGCCACCATCCCAACGGTGAAAACTCCTTTGTGCCAGGCTCTGATTGCCAAGTAGACTTGAAGGTCATCAATGTTCCTGCTGCTGGTTTGAGTGGAAGGAAATGTAGATCAAATATTATAACCATCAATGCCTTCATCTTCATCCATAATAGCAGATGCAGTAGAAATAGTACAATGCATAGTGGGATTAACATTGCCTACATTAATAGCTTCATCATCAATTATatttgcataataattatataattgttgtaaatAATCATTTAGCTTGTTCATACAACAATATATATCTGGGGTTTCAGTTGGTCTGATCTTCATATAAGTATATAAAGCATTGATTAATTGGTGACAATTAGACATCttaatagaaggatttaaaatagcaccaattaagtaaataagtggaattgaaaagaaatattttttgaatttggcttgcattttttcaacaacatccttatatttttctttcttcttaaattcAGAGAGTAGAAAAGAAATTTCAGCTATATGTACTAAAGCCATAGTAATAGTATGGTAATATGCTCCAGAAAACTTAACAATAGTTATATAAAGTTTATGTAAAAATTGAACAACATCATTAATGGTCTCCCAAGTATTAGTTGTTAACATACGGTTTGGATTAGTACAATAcgcattagcaacttcagttatcgGCAATCTATATTTGTAGCAACATTTTAACAATAAGTATGTATAATTCCATCTAGTAACAATTTCATCTGGCATGAATCTGGGTTTAAGGTTATGCTCTGTACACTTAGTCTTAAATTCCTTAACTCTAGATtatctattatttccttgaataacACCAACTGCTCTTCTAACATGAGTAATCTCAGTCAAAAATAAATGAAGGCCacttttaacaattaaattataaatatgacatgcacacctAACATGAAAATTTTTGTCTAGTGGTGGTTTCAAATACAGTCTTAATATTGAAATTGCGGCATTATTGctagaagcattatcaaaagaTATACACAATACTTTTTTTATTAAGATTATAAAATTCAACAACTTCGCAAATAGTAGTACTTATAAAAATAgcagtatgactttgatcttcatcatatttaaaatcgataatacgtttttgcatacaataattattatcTATACAATGATATGTAATGTCAAATAATCATTTTCATTTACAGCATGTCCAATATCAGAAGTtagagaaactctacaaggaaGGTGATCAAACAAATAGCGTATGTATGTCTAATATTGTCCATGAAGTCTAAAGATATCAgatctacaagtacttctagggaTACCTTTAAATAAGGGATTATAAATCCTTAGAATATAACccaaagcaaaagaaaaaggtagacaacccaaagcaatcatttttgctaactcctcacgatccttcattttatcatatttcataaGTTCTCCAGTACTAGGGTTTAGAGTTCCTTGATTTTCATCTAAATCAGAGCCCCATTCTATAGGATGAGTAATTTTCATATGCCTACTAAGTCTTCCAGTCCCCCTTAAACTTCCTCCAGTCTTATGTTTAAAATCATCTTTACAAAGTTTGCATCTAACTCTATCACAATTCTCTATTTCGTCAAAATATTTCCAAACTTTACTTCTTTTCCTCCGATTAGTAGTCGGGTCCATAGGTGGTCTACTACTAGAGCCACGACCACCACCCCTGCTACCAACTCTAACACTACTAGGTGTAAGTGGTGTCTCATCTTCAATTTCTAATTTATTATCTTCTACACCGAAATTTTCCTGTAATTgttcataatctatattattataaggTGATGTTTTAGAAACATGTGTAGAGTCATTAAAATTACTATTAGATGTTGAAGTAATACCTCTTTTTCTATTTTCCCGATTAGCAACCTTATTATACACTCTATTTGCAGCATTAAACATATTGTGAAAATTTAACTAGtaacaaaaattaaatatgcaaataaaatagtaaataagagAAAGAGTTGGAGAGAGTGCACCAAATTCCGTAATAAATTGAATACTTGATGATTTTCGCAACTCCAATATTACCACGAAGAAACGTCAAttgttcaaacttcaaacttcaaataatacgATAAATTACATTCCAAAAAAAAATGAGAGCCAAATAGTTAATTGCAATTTaggtgaagaatgagagaatgataactgagaatttgagtttgagaaatgagagatgagtgaagaaatgaagaagagggggTGTATTTATAGCTTTTCAAAGGGTTAAATTAGTAATTACAAAAAAgtgttattttaaaaataaaattacccaAAAAggactattattgcaaaatatcaGTTGGGCAACGGTCAAATTGGAAGCTGACCGTTGCCAACAGtcaaatgaattttttttaaaaaatcaaaaaatagtcGTTGAACCGATTCAGTTCGGTCCGGTTAACTGGTTCAACAATTATTTTCCTTTACCGGTTTCGACCGGTCCGGCTAACCGATAAAAAAAAATACCATCCAACCCCCTAACCCCCCAAACCCAGTCCTACCCGGCCCCCTACCACAGGTCCGAACCGGTCCGGTTTAATACTGGTCTGGGCCGGTCCGGAACCGGGTCAACCCGGCCCATTAAATTGGTATATTCAAGGTAACCTCTATAGGCAGATGTGCCGAGTTAGCATCGGCACCCAGAGAGACGTTGACGGCTTTTTACCGTTggtgcaggtgaaaacatagtcaattttTTCATGATTGTAACATACATTGTAAAgaaataccttaaattttacgtccacaatcAATATTAgatttgggcctgggagcggttcctgcagttccagccacctctaccacccctCGCTCTggatgcaccacctccaccgtttctccctttagcttggaggtgggttgataggcgagaCTACAGACGCGGGTtcgaggctcgacatcatctcccttattgcagggatttgttggatttgcttgaAGGCGTGCACCTTTTTCAAGCCGACAACTTTTTCATATCGACATGACAAAATACATAGCGCATATTGGTGTGTCGCTATGTTTTACGTGATAAtaattctttcgggtacaagtgGGTCCAACTTTGTCAGTACGACAACTTTTCAGTTTAGCAGCTTTTTCAGGCCgacaactttttcaggtcgacatgacaagACATATAGCGCATATTGGTGAGGCGCTATATTTCGTATGATAATGATTCTTTTGGGTACAAGTGGGTCCAGATTTTTAAGTACGACAGATTTTCAGGTCAGCAGCTCTTCTAGGACgacaactttttcaggtcgacatgacaagACACATAGCGCATATTTGTGAGGCGCTATGTTTCGCGTTCATACTAGTCGACATGCAGCTTAGTTCTTCTTAAGTTGAACCAAGATATCAATACTCAAATACCATTTGAATAACTAGAACAACATCCAATTGAgaaatgccactaacatttaataagtggtttaCGAAGAGGCAAAAATGTGAAGGTAGTTCAAAAGATTCAAAATGGAACAAGTCATAACACAATCGATCCTTACCTTGAAAAAtatatgctaggttgctatactgatttggttgat containing:
- the LOC117277160 gene encoding protein MAIN-LIKE 1-like, producing MAMIERWWRPETHTFHLPIGEATITLEDVEVLFGMSVDGLPVAYPHALRDYMGLHYLHMLQRLTGFQPAEETALSGASRLQLTPVRQHLEAMDTEITDDSLPEVIDRHTRLVLLLMFGGVLLPNTSKNLVSLRFLYHPKRLDDLPGYSWGAVVLG